One part of the Clarias gariepinus isolate MV-2021 ecotype Netherlands chromosome 24, CGAR_prim_01v2, whole genome shotgun sequence genome encodes these proteins:
- the tagln2 gene encoding transgelin-2 isoform X2 — protein sequence MANKGPSYGLSREVQSKIDKKYDPDLEERLVEWIAAQCGPSVGKPQPGKQGFQNWLKDGCILCELINSLYRDSKPVKKIQTSTMAFKQMEQISQFLQAAEKYGVTKSDMFQTVDLWEGKDLAAVQMTLMSLGSLAVTKDDGTYHGDPNWFHRKAQENKRGFTDEQLKEGQSVIGLQMGSNRGASQAGMTGYGRPRQILN from the exons ATGGCGAACAAGGGTCCTTCATACGGTTTGAGCCGTGAGGTTCAGAGTAAAATTGACAAGAAGTACGACCCTGATCTGGAGGAGCGGCTCGTTGAATGGATTGCTGCTCAGTGCGGCCCGTCGGTGGGAAAACCACAACCCGGCAAACAGGGATTCCAGAATTGGCTCAAAGATggatgt ATCTTGTGTGAGCTTATTAATAGCCTTTATAGGGACTCTAAACCAGTGAAGAAGATCCAGACCTCCACCATGGCTTTCAAGCAGATGGAGCAGATCTCACAGTTCCTCCAAGCTGCTGAGAAATACGGAGTCACCAAATCCGACATGTTCCAGACCGTGGACCTCTGGGAAG gcAAAGACTTGGCGGCAGTGCAGATGACGCTGATGTCATTGGGGAGTTTGGCAGTTACCAAGGACGACGGCACTTACCATGGTGACCCTAACTGGTTCCATAG gaAAGCGCAGGAGAACAAGCGTGGTTTCACGGATGAGCAGCTGAAGGAGGGTCAGAGCGTCATTGGCCTCCAGATGGGCTCGAACAGAGGAGCGTCTCAGGCGGGAATGACTGGCTACGGAAGACCCCGGCAGATCCTCAACTGA
- the tagln2 gene encoding transgelin-2 isoform X1, whose amino-acid sequence MCFSGVMANKGPSYGLSREVQSKIDKKYDPDLEERLVEWIAAQCGPSVGKPQPGKQGFQNWLKDGCILCELINSLYRDSKPVKKIQTSTMAFKQMEQISQFLQAAEKYGVTKSDMFQTVDLWEGKDLAAVQMTLMSLGSLAVTKDDGTYHGDPNWFHRKAQENKRGFTDEQLKEGQSVIGLQMGSNRGASQAGMTGYGRPRQILN is encoded by the exons atgtgtttttcagGCGTGATGGCGAACAAGGGTCCTTCATACGGTTTGAGCCGTGAGGTTCAGAGTAAAATTGACAAGAAGTACGACCCTGATCTGGAGGAGCGGCTCGTTGAATGGATTGCTGCTCAGTGCGGCCCGTCGGTGGGAAAACCACAACCCGGCAAACAGGGATTCCAGAATTGGCTCAAAGATggatgt ATCTTGTGTGAGCTTATTAATAGCCTTTATAGGGACTCTAAACCAGTGAAGAAGATCCAGACCTCCACCATGGCTTTCAAGCAGATGGAGCAGATCTCACAGTTCCTCCAAGCTGCTGAGAAATACGGAGTCACCAAATCCGACATGTTCCAGACCGTGGACCTCTGGGAAG gcAAAGACTTGGCGGCAGTGCAGATGACGCTGATGTCATTGGGGAGTTTGGCAGTTACCAAGGACGACGGCACTTACCATGGTGACCCTAACTGGTTCCATAG gaAAGCGCAGGAGAACAAGCGTGGTTTCACGGATGAGCAGCTGAAGGAGGGTCAGAGCGTCATTGGCCTCCAGATGGGCTCGAACAGAGGAGCGTCTCAGGCGGGAATGACTGGCTACGGAAGACCCCGGCAGATCCTCAACTGA
- the tppp2 gene encoding tubulin polymerization-promoting protein family member 2 has product MAEGSESASLAEVEMAFKKFAVHGDTKATGKDMTGKNFSKLCKDCKVIDGKSVTSTDVDIVFSKVKAKSARVITLEQFTQALAELAPKRFKGKSQEEAQQLVYGLIAGKEPANVGITKAAKAGAVDRLTDSSKYTGSHKERFDESGKGKGKAGREEIPDSSGYVSAYKGQGSYESKVKEEQ; this is encoded by the exons ATGGCAGAAGGATCCGAGTCGGCGTCTTTGGCCGAGGTTGAGATGGCGTTCAAGAAATTTGCAGTGCATGGAGACACCAAAGCCACGGGGAAGGACATGACCGGGAAGAACTTTTCCAAGCTGTGCAAGGATTGCAAGGTGATCGACGGTAAAAGTGTCACCAGCACTGACGTGGACATCGTCTTCAGCAAAGTGaa agccAAGTCTGCACGTGTGATCACATTGGAGCAGTTTACCCAGGCATTAGCGGAGTTGGCCCCAAAGCGCTTTAAGGGGAAGAGCCAGGAAGAGGCCCAGCAGCTGGTTTATGGCCTTATCGCAGGCAAAGAGCCTGCGAACGTGGGCATCACG AAAGCGGCAAAAGCGGGAGCTGTAGACCGCTTGACGGACAGCAGTAAGTACACCGGCTCTCATAAGGAGCGCTTTGACGAGTCTGGAAAGGGGAAAGGCAAAGCCGGAAGAGAGGAAATCCCCGACAGTAGCGGCTACGTGAGTGCATACAAAGGCCAAGGCAGTTACGAGAGCAAAGTGAAAGAAGAACAataa